A genomic region of Alligator mississippiensis isolate rAllMis1 chromosome 6, rAllMis1, whole genome shotgun sequence contains the following coding sequences:
- the LOC102566472 gene encoding deleted in malignant brain tumors 1 protein: protein MSKSLKVSCDKENEVLENGLHCYEFPNMKISVDTCDASSNYFCLTNMLVSGKYSCGGLLSSSSGEFTSPFYPENYPNSADCIWEIQVESNSRVTLTFRDVVIQGVGCQYDYIEVYDGPLNTSPLLGRICHGSIFIYTSSSNLITVHFHSDNSYTSSGFHADYYSTPDNDNTTLVCMTEHMHVAISRDYLYSHGYSTDYISLNDLYCKPKVTSYLVIFDIPYNGCGTRREGNNNTITYTNLIKATSSGNTIKRLKDLHLHVNCKMLQDTWIQVMYLADDVIEVNETQYSRYDVNLTFYETSSFSQPIYDFPYYVDLNQNLYFEAYLHSSDLNLIMIVDTCVASPDPSDFTTVTYDIIRHGCVRDSSYATYSSPHTHMARFKFNAFKFIGRHPSVYLQCEMVVCRRDDYSSRCYQGCLSRTRRETSSSEEELSVVLGPLKLQKKK from the exons ATGTCAAAGTCTTTAAAGGTGAGTTGTGATAAAGAAAATGAGGTCCTGGAAAATGGACTTCACTGTTATGAATTTCCCAACATGAAAATATCTGTGGATACCTGTGATGCCTCATCAAACTACTTCTGCCTTACAAATATGTTGGTCTCAG GAAAATATTCTTGTGGTGGCTTACTTTCCAGCTCATCTGGGGAGTTTACTAGCCCATTTTATCCTGAAAATTATCCAAACAGTGCTGATTGCATATGGGAAATACAAGTAGAAAGCAATAGCCGTGTAACACTCACTTTCAGAGATGTTGT GATACAAGGAGTTGGATGCCAATATGATTACATTGAAGTGTATGATGGACCACTAAATACCTCTCCTTTGCTTGGGAGAATTTGTCATGGCTCTATTTTCATCTACACATCATCCTCAAACTTGATTACCGTTCACTTCCACAGTGACAACAGCTACACAAGCAGTGGGTTTCATGCTGACTATTACTCCACACCAGACAATGACAATACTA CACTTGTGTGCATGACagaacacatgcatgtggcaatTAGCAGAGACTATCTCTACTCACATGGCTACTCTACAGACTATATCAGCTTGAATGACCTTTACTGTAAACCAAAGGTGACATCATACCTTGTCATATTCGATATACCATACAATGGCTGTGGCACAAGGAGAGAG GGAAACAACAATACTATCACCTACACTAACCTAATCAAAGCAACATCTTCAGGTAACACAATTAAAAGACTAAAGGATCTTCACTTGCATGTCAACTGCAAAATGCTCCAGGACACCTGGATACAAGTCATGTATCTTGCTGACGATGTTATAGAGGTCAACGAAACTCAATACAGCAGATATGATGTGAACCTGACTTTTTATGAAACGTCGTCATTCTCACAGCCGATCTACGACTTTCCGTACTACGTTGATTTGAACCAGAATTTATACTTTGAAGCTTATCTTCACAGCTCTGACCTAAACCTGATAATGATTGTAGATACATGTGTTGCATCCCCCGATCCCAGTGATTTTACAACAGTGACATATGATATAATCAGGCATGG GTGTGTTAGAGACTCTTCCTATGCTACATACtcttcaccccacacacacatggccCGGTTTAAATTTAATGCCTTCAAGTTTATTGGCAGACATCCTTCTGTTTACCTGCAGTGTGAGATGGTGGTGTGCAGGAGAGATGATTATTCCTCCCGCTGCTACCAGGGCTGTCTCAGTCGTACCAGGAGAGAAACTAGCTCTTCTGAGGAAGAACTATCTGTTGTTCTTGGGCCACTGAAGCTTCAAAAGAAGAAATGA